TTGAAAGGCTTGACAGTTTCTGGTGGAGTTCTGCTATTAGTTCTGATTTTTTGGGGGATGATTGGCACATTGACAGGAGCTTTAAATGAAAAGGGCAATAATCAAACCCAACAAAATGCAAAAACTAACCAAGAGATGAAAAAACAAGAGGAGGATACGGAGGACGGAAATCTCAAAACTGCTATGGCTATCACTACCCAAAAAGGTGAATTGCAATCTATTAGTAAAAAAGATAATGGGGATGTATCACCCACGCCATCACCGACAACTACCCCAACAGCTACTGTTACTGTTAGGACTCAACCAAGAATAACGCGATCGCCAACCACATATCAAGCACCGCCACCACCTATTCCAGTTACCAGACCTAGTACAAGCTATCAAGCTACTCCCCCAATTAAACAACTTGCTTCTGTGCCTACCTCTGCACCGCAACCTAAACCCGTAAAATCTAATGTTGGCAATACCAACCCATTACCTTCAGTTAGAACCACTCCCAAAGACCCGATGCAGGAATGGTTAGCAGTAGCCAATATAGGAAATTATGCTTCTAGCGATTCTGGCAGTGGAGAATCCAAGCATGAGGAGCCAGATTTGAAAAATGCTGAGGTAGAGGGGGGTACAGGAGTTAAGCCAGTTAGTGTTTCTAATCCCAATCAAGATTCACCTCAATTACCGCAGACTAACTACGATGGTAAGCGGGTATTGGTTGGAACTCGTGCGGCGGGTGTGATGGAAACTCCCATTGCTTGGGTGGGTAGTGGCGTAAATAATCAACAGCAAGCACAGAATTGTTTAATTAAATTGTCGGAACCTCTCAAAGCTTTTGATGGTAAAGAAGTATTACCTAAGGGGTCTTATGTTGTTGCTATCCTCAATCCCACTAATTCAGAAATAGCTCAGATGACGGCGGTTTCTGCACTTATTAATAGTGGTGGTCAGACACAAGAAAGACAACTGCCAGCAAATTCTATTTTGATATTAGGTAAAAATGGTAATTTACTAAAGGCTGAATCTCGTAAAGGTGGCAGTAATTTAGGCAATTCGCTCATAGCATCTCTGCTAGGAGGTTTATCTAAAGCTGCTGAAATTCAAAATCGAGCTAATTCCGAGACAACAATTAGCTCATTAGGTACGACTACTACAACTACAAGTAATGGTGAGAAAGATTTAGTAGCTGGTTTTGCCCAAGGAAGTATCAATGAAATTTTGTCGAGGATGAAAAACTCCAATGAGCAGCAATTACAAAGACTACAGCAACAACAACAAGTGTTTGTTATTGAAGCAGGTAAGCAAGTACAAGTTTTCGTGAATCAATCTATTTTGATATGAAGTCGCAAGTCGCAAGTCGCAAGTCGCAAGTCAGAAGTTAGAAGTTGAAAGTTGGAATGAATTTTATTGCTAATTAATTTATCAAAAGCTCTCTTGCATTTTTCATTATTCTATCTCCTGACTTCTGCGATAATTTTCATG
This genomic interval from Tolypothrix sp. PCC 7712 contains the following:
- a CDS encoding TrbI/VirB10 family protein; translation: MSIQVVENSNSSTNKESNNRSQEFAQMNGVEIEKNSSSSIEVTLSEQPKEPEEVVTTRPIAGHPLLKGLTVSGGVLLLVLIFWGMIGTLTGALNEKGNNQTQQNAKTNQEMKKQEEDTEDGNLKTAMAITTQKGELQSISKKDNGDVSPTPSPTTTPTATVTVRTQPRITRSPTTYQAPPPPIPVTRPSTSYQATPPIKQLASVPTSAPQPKPVKSNVGNTNPLPSVRTTPKDPMQEWLAVANIGNYASSDSGSGESKHEEPDLKNAEVEGGTGVKPVSVSNPNQDSPQLPQTNYDGKRVLVGTRAAGVMETPIAWVGSGVNNQQQAQNCLIKLSEPLKAFDGKEVLPKGSYVVAILNPTNSEIAQMTAVSALINSGGQTQERQLPANSILILGKNGNLLKAESRKGGSNLGNSLIASLLGGLSKAAEIQNRANSETTISSLGTTTTTTSNGEKDLVAGFAQGSINEILSRMKNSNEQQLQRLQQQQQVFVIEAGKQVQVFVNQSILI